The following are from one region of the Sebaldella sp. S0638 genome:
- a CDS encoding phosphatase PAP2 family protein, translating to MLNVLDQVVVNTVNIIQNPLLDRIMIFFTSLGDKGIIWIMLLIILSVKKETRKTAAAMTVSVIIVFIITNYLKDTFQRIRPYEYMHFIPKVTTSGTSSFPSAHSAVAFAVFGISYFYKLKFRYIIGVIALMISVSRFYLEVHYFTDVLAGVSLGFIISYILFYIPEVMVKHIRINNLHLYKRFFPREKR from the coding sequence ATGTTAAATGTTTTGGATCAGGTAGTGGTAAACACTGTAAATATAATTCAGAATCCTTTGTTAGACAGGATCATGATATTTTTTACTTCATTAGGAGATAAAGGAATTATATGGATAATGTTATTAATAATTTTATCTGTTAAAAAAGAAACAAGAAAAACAGCAGCAGCAATGACAGTATCAGTTATAATTGTCTTTATAATTACAAATTACTTAAAAGATACATTTCAAAGAATAAGACCATATGAATACATGCATTTTATACCAAAAGTGACCACCTCAGGTACATCATCATTTCCTTCGGCACACAGTGCAGTGGCATTTGCAGTCTTTGGAATATCTTATTTTTATAAGCTGAAATTTAGATACATAATAGGTGTTATTGCCCTTATGATATCAGTATCCAGATTTTATCTGGAAGTTCATTATTTTACTGATGTTTTGGCAGGAGTGAGTCTGGGCTTTATTATTTCTTATATCTTATTTTATATTCCTGAAGTAATGGTAAAACATATCAGAATAAATAATCTTCATTTATATAAAAGATTTTTTCCAAGAGAAAAACGGTGA
- the carA gene encoding glutamine-hydrolyzing carbamoyl-phosphate synthase small subunit: MKAKLILENGMIFHGEAFGYLEETVGELVFTTVMTGYQEVLTDPSYYGQIVVMTYPLIGNYGINLEDMQSDRVRVKGFIIKEDAKLPNNFRCEITLEAYLKQNKVMGLKNIDTRHLTRIIRNTGTKKAVITTRDLSQEELKNIFSSFSNADAVQQVTRKDILEIKGSGEKIAIMDFGIKRHIIESFAKRNCDVRVFPADTKYETIMEYNPEALFLSNGPGDPEDLPEVIELVKKVIGKKPVIGICLGHQIAALAMGGKTAKMRFGHRGGNHPVKDIEKNKIYISSLNHGYKVTELPEGAILSHVNLNDNSVEGLKNKELKVYTVQFHPEASPGSEETAYIFDDFLDMIRES; this comes from the coding sequence ATGAAAGCAAAACTGATTTTAGAAAACGGCATGATTTTTCACGGTGAAGCTTTCGGTTATCTGGAAGAAACAGTAGGTGAACTTGTATTTACCACGGTTATGACAGGATATCAGGAAGTACTTACAGATCCGTCTTATTACGGACAGATAGTGGTTATGACTTACCCGCTTATCGGAAACTACGGTATTAATCTCGAGGACATGCAGTCTGACAGGGTAAGGGTGAAGGGATTCATAATAAAAGAGGATGCAAAATTACCGAATAATTTCAGGTGTGAAATAACTCTTGAGGCGTATTTGAAACAAAATAAAGTAATGGGATTAAAAAATATAGATACAAGACATCTTACAAGAATAATAAGAAATACAGGAACAAAAAAAGCAGTAATCACAACAAGAGATTTGTCACAGGAAGAGCTGAAAAATATATTTTCATCATTTTCAAATGCTGATGCAGTACAGCAGGTCACAAGAAAAGATATTCTGGAAATAAAAGGCAGCGGTGAGAAAATAGCAATAATGGACTTTGGAATAAAGAGACATATAATAGAATCGTTTGCAAAAAGAAACTGTGATGTAAGGGTATTTCCTGCTGATACAAAATATGAAACAATAATGGAATATAACCCTGAAGCATTATTTTTGTCAAACGGGCCGGGAGATCCGGAAGATCTTCCCGAAGTAATAGAGCTTGTAAAAAAAGTCATAGGAAAAAAGCCGGTAATAGGAATATGTCTCGGACATCAGATAGCAGCGCTTGCTATGGGCGGAAAAACTGCGAAAATGAGATTCGGTCATAGAGGAGGAAATCATCCTGTGAAAGATATAGAAAAGAATAAAATATATATAAGTTCGCTAAATCATGGTTATAAGGTAACTGAACTTCCAGAAGGTGCGATACTTAGTCATGTAAATCTAAATGACAATTCTGTGGAAGGATTGAAAAATAAGGAATTAAAAGTATATACAGTACAGTTTCATCCGGAAGCATCACCGGGATCGGAAGAAACAGCGTACATTTTTGATGATTTTCTAGATATGATAAGAGAAAGCTAA
- the carB gene encoding carbamoyl-phosphate synthase large subunit, producing MKNNSIKKVLVIGSGPIVIGQAAEFDYSGTQACEALREEGIEVVLINSNPATIMTDSKTADKVYIEPMNIQTIEKIIAREKPDSLLPGMGGQTALNLAVELKDSGILEKYNVNIIGTSIESIKKGEDRELFRESMMKIGEPVIDSSIVMNLEDGQDFAAKIGYPVVVRPAYTLGGSGGGIAANPEELKDILLKGLQLSRVGQVLVEKSILGWKEIEYEVIRDKDGNCITVCNMENIDPVGIHTGDSIVTAPSQTLSDKEYQMLRTSSIKIINEIGIVGGCNVQFALNPTSFEYAIIEINPRVSRSSALASKATGYPTARVAAKLSLGYTLDEVRNEVTGETFACHEPAIDYVVVKIPKWPFDKFQKVDRKLGTKMMATGEIMAIGNNFESAFLKGIRSLEINRDNLMHPASAKRSLEELKERIQKPDDERIFDLAEMLRRGYVKRQLAKLTGIDIFFIEKIEWIVKQEELLKEMSFNDLGAECLKKLKKKGFSDKGIAELMGVSTEDIRLKRKEYGIKPVYKMVDTCAAEFEAVSPYYYSTYDDYDEVVISNRRKIIVIGSGPIRIGQGIEFDYCTVHNIAALKKMGIESIIINNNPETVSTDFSTADKLYFEPLTAEDVLEIVEKEKPEGVILQFGGQTAIKLAGELTRKGIKIIGTSFEKIDEAEDREKFDKLIDRLGIKKPNGKAVWNAEEGIKIAENIKYPVLVRPSYVLGGQGMEICYDEYNLKKYLESAFYRDTDNPVLIDKYLNGAEIEVDAICDGEDILIPSIMEHLERAGVHSGDSITVCPTQNVSEDIKKKVVETTKILARELEIFGMINIQFIAYKEELYIIEVNPRSSRTVPYVSKITGIPMIELATRAALGEKLKDMGYGTGVYKEPKLIAVKVPVFSTEKIEGIEISLGPEMKSTGEVLGVGKTYEEAVYKGLLAADKKYPESGKKALVTLNDNDKGEFLPLAQKLLEQKYKLFATEGTYRFLKENGIESEIINKIRGNSPNIIDKLKNREIDILINTPTKANDSQRDGFKIRRTAVEYGIEVLTSLDTLNAVLGILEKGLHKKDTEIYEMNSQK from the coding sequence ATGAAAAATAATTCTATAAAAAAAGTGCTTGTAATAGGATCAGGGCCTATAGTAATAGGACAGGCAGCAGAATTCGACTATTCGGGTACACAGGCATGTGAAGCACTGAGAGAAGAAGGAATAGAAGTAGTTCTTATAAATTCAAATCCGGCAACTATAATGACAGACAGCAAAACAGCAGATAAGGTGTATATAGAGCCGATGAACATACAAACAATAGAGAAAATAATAGCACGGGAAAAACCAGACTCACTGCTTCCGGGAATGGGCGGTCAGACTGCACTGAATCTGGCTGTAGAGCTGAAGGATTCGGGAATACTGGAAAAATATAATGTAAATATAATCGGGACATCGATAGAATCCATAAAAAAAGGTGAAGACAGAGAACTTTTCAGGGAAAGTATGATGAAAATAGGGGAACCTGTAATAGATTCCAGTATAGTGATGAATCTCGAAGACGGGCAGGATTTCGCAGCAAAGATCGGATATCCGGTAGTGGTAAGACCTGCATATACTCTGGGTGGGAGCGGAGGAGGAATAGCGGCAAATCCTGAGGAACTGAAAGACATACTTCTGAAAGGTCTCCAGCTGTCAAGAGTAGGACAGGTTCTTGTGGAAAAATCAATACTGGGATGGAAAGAAATAGAATACGAAGTAATAAGAGATAAAGACGGAAATTGTATAACTGTATGTAATATGGAAAATATAGACCCTGTGGGAATACATACAGGAGACTCAATAGTAACGGCGCCGTCGCAGACTCTTTCCGATAAGGAATATCAGATGTTAAGAACTTCGTCTATAAAAATAATAAATGAGATAGGTATAGTAGGAGGATGTAATGTCCAGTTTGCACTAAATCCCACATCATTTGAATACGCCATAATCGAAATAAATCCAAGGGTATCAAGATCATCAGCGCTGGCTTCCAAAGCAACCGGCTATCCAACAGCAAGGGTAGCAGCAAAACTTTCACTGGGATATACTCTGGATGAAGTAAGAAATGAAGTAACAGGAGAGACATTTGCCTGTCATGAGCCTGCCATTGATTACGTAGTAGTGAAGATACCAAAGTGGCCGTTTGATAAATTTCAGAAAGTGGATAGAAAACTCGGTACAAAGATGATGGCAACCGGGGAAATAATGGCAATAGGAAATAATTTTGAGAGTGCTTTTCTAAAAGGGATAAGATCACTGGAAATAAACCGTGATAATCTGATGCATCCGGCTTCGGCAAAAAGAAGTCTCGAAGAACTGAAAGAGAGAATACAAAAGCCTGACGATGAAAGAATATTTGATCTTGCAGAAATGCTGAGAAGGGGATATGTAAAAAGACAGCTTGCCAAACTTACGGGAATTGATATTTTCTTCATAGAAAAGATAGAGTGGATAGTAAAGCAGGAAGAGCTTTTGAAAGAGATGTCATTTAATGACCTTGGGGCTGAATGTCTGAAAAAACTCAAGAAGAAAGGTTTTTCCGATAAAGGAATAGCAGAGCTTATGGGAGTGAGTACAGAAGATATACGGCTGAAAAGAAAAGAATACGGGATAAAACCTGTCTATAAAATGGTTGATACATGTGCAGCGGAATTCGAGGCAGTTTCTCCTTACTATTATTCTACTTATGATGATTATGACGAAGTGGTAATAAGCAACAGACGAAAGATAATAGTGATAGGGTCAGGGCCGATAAGAATAGGGCAGGGAATAGAGTTTGACTATTGCACTGTTCATAATATAGCAGCTTTGAAAAAAATGGGGATAGAATCAATAATAATAAATAACAATCCTGAGACTGTATCAACTGATTTTTCCACTGCTGATAAGCTCTACTTCGAACCGCTTACAGCTGAGGATGTCTTGGAAATAGTAGAGAAAGAAAAACCGGAAGGCGTGATTCTTCAGTTCGGCGGGCAGACAGCAATAAAGCTCGCAGGTGAACTGACAAGAAAAGGAATAAAAATAATAGGGACGTCTTTTGAAAAAATAGATGAAGCTGAAGACAGAGAAAAATTCGATAAGCTTATAGACCGATTGGGAATAAAAAAACCAAACGGCAAAGCTGTGTGGAATGCGGAAGAAGGAATAAAAATAGCAGAAAATATAAAATATCCTGTCTTGGTAAGACCGTCTTATGTACTCGGAGGACAGGGAATGGAGATATGCTATGACGAATATAACCTGAAAAAATATCTTGAGTCTGCATTTTACAGAGATACTGATAATCCCGTTCTAATAGATAAATATCTGAATGGAGCAGAGATAGAGGTAGATGCTATATGTGACGGTGAAGACATACTGATACCAAGTATAATGGAACACCTTGAAAGAGCCGGTGTCCACTCCGGAGATTCGATTACTGTGTGTCCTACTCAGAATGTAAGTGAGGATATAAAGAAAAAAGTGGTGGAAACTACAAAGATACTGGCAAGAGAACTGGAGATTTTCGGGATGATAAATATACAGTTTATAGCATATAAAGAGGAACTCTACATAATAGAAGTAAATCCGAGATCTTCAAGAACAGTACCGTATGTTTCCAAAATAACAGGAATTCCCATGATTGAACTGGCAACAAGGGCAGCATTGGGAGAAAAGCTGAAAGATATGGGATACGGCACGGGAGTATATAAAGAACCAAAGCTTATAGCAGTGAAGGTGCCTGTATTTTCCACTGAAAAAATAGAGGGAATTGAAATATCTTTAGGGCCTGAAATGAAATCAACAGGAGAAGTGCTGGGAGTAGGGAAAACTTATGAGGAGGCTGTATACAAAGGACTTCTTGCAGCAGATAAAAAATACCCCGAAAGCGGAAAAAAAGCTCTGGTAACTTTGAATGACAATGATAAGGGAGAATTCCTGCCGCTTGCACAAAAACTTCTTGAACAAAAATATAAACTTTTTGCGACAGAGGGGACATACCGGTTTTTGAAAGAAAACGGAATAGAGTCTGAGATCATAAATAAGATCAGAGGAAACTCGCCGAATATAATTGATAAACTGAAAAACAGAGAAATAGATATATTAATAAATACACCCACAAAAGCAAATGACTCGCAAAGGGACGGGTTTAAAATAAGAAGAACTGCTGTGGAATATGGAATAGAAGTGCTTACATCACTGGACACGCTAAATGCAGTATTAGGAATACTGGAAAAAGGACTGCATAAAAAAGATACAGAAATTTACGAAATGAACAGTCAAAAATAA
- the pyrB gene encoding aspartate carbamoyltransferase, which produces MKKSRKDIISMRDMSKEEILHILKISEEVENDNNKGELLKGKIISTLFFEPSTRTRLSFQSAAQRLGAQVLGFDSPDGTSVKKGETLSDTIRMAESYSDLIVIRHPLDGSARVAAETSRVPVLNAGDGINQHPSQTLLDLYTILKEKKTLNNLKIAFVGDLKYGRTVHSLVKAISHFNPKIYFIAPEILRIPEYITDDLEELGIEYEVLEDFRECLADIDVFYMTRVQKERFPDDEEYEKVKGIYVISKENILGKCKDDMIILHPLPRVDEINTDLDDTKHALYFQQAKNGVPVRQAMMLVALGIKEKIEG; this is translated from the coding sequence TTGAAAAAGTCTAGAAAAGATATTATTTCAATGAGAGATATGAGCAAGGAAGAAATACTTCATATTTTGAAAATATCTGAAGAGGTGGAAAATGATAATAACAAGGGGGAGCTGTTAAAAGGGAAAATCATATCAACATTGTTTTTTGAGCCGAGTACGAGAACAAGATTATCTTTTCAGTCAGCAGCACAGAGACTGGGGGCTCAGGTATTAGGTTTTGATTCTCCGGACGGAACATCGGTAAAAAAAGGAGAAACACTGTCTGATACAATAAGAATGGCTGAATCTTACTCAGATCTTATTGTAATAAGACATCCTCTTGACGGATCCGCAAGAGTGGCGGCAGAAACTTCGAGAGTACCTGTGTTAAATGCAGGAGATGGGATAAATCAGCATCCGAGTCAGACACTGCTTGATTTATATACGATTCTGAAAGAAAAAAAGACTTTGAATAATCTGAAAATAGCATTTGTGGGGGATTTGAAATATGGAAGAACGGTACACTCACTGGTAAAAGCTATAAGCCATTTTAATCCGAAAATATACTTTATAGCACCTGAGATACTGAGAATACCTGAATATATAACAGATGACCTGGAAGAACTCGGGATAGAATATGAAGTGCTTGAGGACTTTAGGGAATGTCTTGCAGATATAGATGTATTCTATATGACAAGGGTTCAGAAAGAAAGATTTCCTGATGATGAAGAGTATGAGAAGGTAAAAGGGATATATGTTATTTCAAAAGAAAACATACTGGGAAAATGTAAGGATGATATGATAATACTTCACCCGCTTCCAAGAGTGGACGAGATAAATACTGATCTGGACGATACTAAACACGCACTTTACTTTCAGCAGGCAAAAAACGGAGTTCCCGTAAGACAGGCAATGATGCTCGTGGCGCTTGGAATAAAAGAAAAAATAGAAGGGTAG
- the pyrI gene encoding aspartate carbamoyltransferase regulatory subunit: MELQISAIKNGTVIDHLPTDTALKVVEILDLKNFKETVTVAFNLTSNSLGKKGIVKVACRTLTEEELEKISLLAPGATINIIEDFKVKEKKEVPEPREINGILKCNNSRCITNSENVKTKFMNETDSHGRKYRCVYCEKVIKYTDIILK; this comes from the coding sequence ATGGAATTACAAATATCTGCGATAAAAAATGGAACTGTAATAGATCACCTTCCTACAGATACAGCTTTGAAAGTGGTAGAAATACTTGATCTGAAAAATTTTAAAGAAACTGTAACAGTGGCATTTAATCTTACAAGCAATTCGCTGGGAAAAAAAGGGATAGTAAAGGTAGCATGCAGAACTCTTACAGAGGAAGAGCTGGAAAAAATATCTCTGTTAGCTCCGGGAGCAACTATAAATATAATAGAGGACTTTAAGGTAAAAGAAAAAAAAGAAGTTCCCGAACCAAGGGAAATAAATGGTATACTAAAGTGTAACAACAGCAGATGCATAACAAACAGCGAAAATGTGAAAACCAAGTTTATGAATGAAACTGACAGCCATGGGAGAAAATACAGATGTGTTTATTGTGAAAAAGTGATAAAATATACAGATATAATATTAAAATAA
- a CDS encoding dihydroorotate dehydrogenase electron transfer subunit — protein MAKFLDDVKILENREIGKDNYLLRVKMSDGCAVPKAGQFYLLKCRDGAKILKRAISLHCVNENEKILEFVYKITGKGTKEISEYKKDEYINIQGPLGKGFDTGVKDKTAVIIGGGIGLAPLKQLINNIKEGNRIVFIAGGRDIEALKILENFDIENVDVRICSDDGSAGEKAFVTELLENYLEKGAADIIYTCGPHIMMEKISEIAEKNNIHCEISMEERMACGVKACVGCSIKTKTGMKKVCHDGPVFDSKIIIKNAPYTEGETCNAKCI, from the coding sequence ATGGCAAAGTTTTTAGATGATGTAAAAATTCTGGAAAACAGAGAGATAGGAAAAGACAATTATCTGCTGAGGGTAAAAATGAGCGACGGCTGTGCAGTACCTAAAGCAGGACAGTTTTATCTTCTGAAATGCCGTGACGGAGCAAAAATTTTGAAAAGGGCGATAAGTCTCCATTGTGTTAATGAAAATGAAAAAATTCTTGAGTTCGTATATAAAATAACAGGAAAAGGTACTAAGGAAATATCAGAGTATAAAAAAGATGAGTACATAAATATACAGGGACCTCTGGGAAAAGGTTTTGATACAGGTGTAAAAGATAAAACAGCTGTGATTATAGGCGGAGGCATAGGTCTTGCTCCGCTGAAACAGCTTATTAACAATATAAAAGAAGGTAACAGAATAGTATTTATAGCAGGAGGGAGAGATATAGAAGCCCTGAAAATACTGGAAAACTTTGATATAGAAAATGTGGACGTGAGAATATGCAGTGATGATGGAAGTGCAGGGGAAAAAGCCTTTGTAACAGAGCTTCTTGAGAATTATCTGGAAAAAGGAGCAGCTGATATTATATACACATGCGGGCCGCATATAATGATGGAAAAAATATCGGAAATTGCTGAAAAAAATAATATACATTGTGAGATTTCCATGGAAGAAAGAATGGCATGCGGAGTGAAGGCATGTGTAGGGTGTTCCATAAAAACCAAAACGGGTATGAAAAAGGTATGTCATGACGGTCCGGTATTTGACAGTAAAATTATAATAAAAAACGCTCCTTATACAGAAGGAGAAACGTGTAATGCGAAGTGCATATAA
- a CDS encoding dihydroorotate dehydrogenase: MNFLKTNFAGLNLENPIMTASGCFGFGLEYKDYFDPNELGAILIKGLTPEPRDGNFGIRIAETPAGMLNSVGLENPGIDYFEKETAPLLEKELKVPVIANINGKILEEYIEIAQRAETIDVIKAIELNISCPNVKDGGMAFGANPDMAARVTREVRKVTKKPLIVKLSPNVTDIAGIAKLVEAEGADALSLINTLLGMSIDINKKKPLLGNIFGGLSGPAVKPVALRMVYQVSNAVSIPLLGMGGISTTEDALEFFMAGASAISVGTGFFQNPLSAVEIKQGLIEYCAENKLANISEIVAYAHTDDGKAYRKRIFSE, translated from the coding sequence TTGAATTTTTTGAAAACAAATTTTGCAGGTTTGAATCTGGAAAATCCTATAATGACTGCAAGCGGATGTTTTGGATTTGGTTTGGAATATAAAGATTATTTTGATCCGAATGAACTCGGAGCAATTCTGATAAAGGGACTTACCCCTGAGCCAAGAGACGGAAATTTTGGGATAAGAATAGCGGAGACTCCGGCAGGAATGCTGAATTCCGTGGGATTGGAAAACCCAGGAATAGATTATTTTGAGAAAGAAACAGCTCCGTTATTGGAAAAAGAGCTGAAAGTACCAGTAATAGCAAATATAAACGGGAAGATTCTGGAAGAATATATAGAAATAGCCCAAAGAGCAGAGACTATAGATGTAATAAAAGCAATAGAGCTGAATATATCATGCCCTAATGTAAAGGACGGAGGTATGGCATTCGGCGCTAATCCTGATATGGCTGCGAGAGTAACAAGGGAAGTGAGAAAGGTAACCAAAAAGCCGCTGATAGTAAAGCTGTCACCTAATGTTACCGATATAGCTGGGATTGCAAAACTGGTAGAGGCCGAGGGTGCAGATGCATTATCACTGATCAATACACTTCTTGGAATGTCTATAGATATAAATAAAAAGAAACCTTTACTCGGAAATATATTCGGCGGGTTATCAGGGCCTGCTGTAAAGCCTGTAGCGCTCAGAATGGTATATCAGGTGTCGAATGCCGTGTCGATTCCTTTGCTTGGAATGGGAGGAATAAGCACTACAGAAGATGCGCTGGAATTTTTTATGGCAGGTGCTTCGGCAATATCTGTAGGAACAGGATTTTTTCAGAATCCTCTTTCAGCTGTAGAAATAAAACAGGGACTCATTGAATACTGTGCAGAGAATAAGCTGGCAAATATAAGTGAAATAGTTGCGTATGCTCATACAGATGACGGGAAAGCATACAGGAAAAGAATTTTTTCAGAATAA
- the pyrF gene encoding orotidine-5'-phosphate decarboxylase produces MKARKKVITALDYKNMSDVKNLVTLLGDEIEYYKAGLEIFLNTGGEIVDYLHSMNKKIFLDLKFHDINNTTKMACEFAARKGVFLFNIHASCGTETMSEISKMLKDMDSKSLCIAVTVLTSMTEKKMQETFMTDVSLNDMVMNMAELTSKSGLHGVVCSALEAAKVKEKCGENFVTVCPGVRPAWSVSDDQKRIMTPAEAVKNGADYLVIGRPITKADDPKKAAVRILEEIETVL; encoded by the coding sequence ATGAAAGCAAGGAAAAAGGTAATAACGGCACTTGATTATAAAAATATGAGTGATGTAAAAAATCTCGTGACGCTTTTGGGAGATGAAATAGAGTATTATAAAGCGGGGCTTGAGATATTTTTGAATACAGGGGGAGAAATAGTAGACTATCTGCATTCTATGAATAAAAAAATTTTTTTGGATCTAAAATTTCATGATATAAATAATACAACTAAAATGGCTTGTGAATTCGCAGCAAGAAAAGGGGTGTTTCTCTTTAATATACACGCCTCATGTGGAACGGAGACTATGTCTGAGATTTCAAAAATGCTGAAAGATATGGATTCAAAGAGTTTATGCATAGCGGTAACAGTATTGACAAGCATGACAGAGAAAAAAATGCAGGAAACTTTTATGACTGACGTAAGTCTGAATGACATGGTAATGAATATGGCAGAGCTTACCAGTAAAAGCGGACTTCACGGTGTAGTATGCTCTGCACTGGAAGCAGCAAAGGTAAAAGAAAAATGCGGTGAAAACTTTGTGACGGTTTGTCCCGGAGTAAGACCGGCATGGTCTGTTTCAGATGATCAAAAGCGAATAATGACACCTGCCGAAGCTGTAAAAAACGGTGCGGACTATCTTGTAATAGGAAGACCAATAACAAAAGCCGATGATCCTAAAAAAGCCGCAGTGAGAATACTGGAGGAAATAGAAACTGTATTATAA
- a CDS encoding dihydroorotase family protein produces the protein MLLRNGTLVNGEKTDILIINGKIYLMKKEIDVFEAGRIFAEITGEELKVIDIENKYIMPGVIDVHTHMRDPGFTHKEDFLSGSKACAKAGITTFIDMPNTNPATVTKEALELKRKSAGEKSVVNFGFHFGGSSDNNAGEIKKVSGVLSTKVFLNVSTGKMLVEDDNVLEDIVKAANFLTVHAEGGMINKALEFNKQFGKGLYVCHVSSREEMNILIKAKADKVLNNEKHPVFAEVTPHHLFLDEEMKDSDEEKKMLYRMKPELKTKADREYLWECIGNGAVDTIGTDHAPHLIREKMEKITFGMPGVETLLALMLTAYNQGKISLEKIQELMCGNPAKIFGIKNKGVLKEGYDADIIIVDTNEKWIVKKEDLLSKCGWSPYEGWELKGKNVLTIVNGNIVYKDGKIFENKGKEVEIDE, from the coding sequence ATGCTGTTACGAAATGGAACTCTGGTTAACGGGGAAAAAACAGATATCTTGATAATAAATGGCAAAATATATCTTATGAAAAAGGAAATAGATGTTTTTGAAGCTGGCAGGATATTTGCGGAGATTACTGGTGAGGAATTAAAAGTAATAGACATTGAAAATAAATATATAATGCCCGGAGTTATAGATGTACATACGCATATGAGAGATCCAGGATTTACACATAAAGAAGATTTTCTAAGCGGGTCAAAGGCATGTGCTAAGGCCGGGATAACTACGTTTATAGATATGCCTAATACTAATCCGGCAACTGTAACGAAAGAAGCTTTGGAATTGAAAAGAAAAAGTGCTGGTGAAAAATCCGTGGTGAATTTCGGGTTTCATTTCGGAGGAAGCAGTGATAATAATGCTGGGGAAATAAAAAAGGTAAGCGGAGTTTTGTCTACAAAGGTTTTCCTGAATGTAAGTACAGGAAAAATGCTTGTGGAAGATGACAATGTGCTGGAAGATATAGTAAAAGCCGCGAACTTTTTAACTGTTCATGCAGAAGGCGGGATGATCAATAAAGCTCTTGAATTTAATAAACAGTTTGGGAAAGGTCTTTATGTATGTCATGTTTCTTCAAGGGAAGAAATGAATATCTTAATAAAGGCAAAAGCTGATAAAGTGTTAAATAATGAAAAACATCCTGTATTTGCGGAAGTTACCCCTCATCATCTGTTTTTGGACGAAGAGATGAAAGATTCGGATGAGGAAAAAAAGATGCTTTACAGAATGAAACCTGAGCTGAAAACAAAAGCAGACAGGGAATATCTGTGGGAATGTATAGGAAACGGCGCTGTAGATACTATAGGGACAGATCATGCACCACATCTTATAAGGGAAAAGATGGAAAAAATAACTTTTGGAATGCCCGGTGTGGAAACTTTGCTGGCTTTAATGCTTACAGCGTATAATCAGGGAAAGATAAGTCTTGAAAAAATACAGGAGTTAATGTGCGGGAATCCTGCGAAAATATTTGGGATAAAAAATAAAGGCGTGTTGAAAGAAGGATATGATGCTGATATTATAATAGTAGACACTAATGAAAAATGGATAGTAAAAAAAGAAGACTTATTATCAAAGTGCGGATGGTCTCCATATGAAGGCTGGGAATTAAAAGGGAAAAATGTTTTGACAATAGTCAACGGGAATATTGTTTATAAAGACGGAAAAATATTTGAAAATAAAGGG